The genomic stretch CAAGGTCACCGCCGAGGATGTCCCCCGGATCGCCGCCGCGGTCACCACCGTCGTACGCGAGCACGTCTCGCCCGGGCACCTGGAAGCAGCGCTGGAACAACTCCCCCACGACATCCGCGCTTTGCTCCTTCAGCCGGCCGCCTGACCTGCGGCACGAGACAGCGGCCATCACCTGCGCCGCAAGTGTGCAGCGGAGCATCTGTCCGGACTGACGTGTCCAGGACGAGACGCTGTAGCGGCTTAGCACGAGAGAGCAGGGACATGCTGCACCGGAGGGTCTCAGATCTGATGACCACGGCCGTGGTACGCGTTCGGCCTGCCACGGGATTCAAGGACATCGCCGTGCAGCCCGCGGAGCACGACATCACAGCGGTCCCGGTCGTCGACGACCAGAACCACCCCATCGGCATCGTGTCGGAGGCAGACCTGCTGCGGACCCAGCAGAGCCAGTCCGATCCGAGTGGACATCTGGCCGACGAGCACCCGCCGCCGACGGAAAACGCCGAGGCACACGCGTTGACCGCAGAGGGACCGATGACCAGCCCGGTCATCACGGCACGCCCCCAGTGGTCGGTGGTGGAGGCGGCTCGCGCCATGGCCCCGCCACGACGTCAAACGACACCCGTCGTGGACGGCGCCGACAGGCTGGTGGGCATCATCAGCCGCGCCGACCTCATCCACGTCTTCCTGCGACAAGACACCACAATCTGCGAAGAGATCACGACCGAGGTCGTGACCCGGCCCCTCGGCCTTGACCCCGCCTCGATCACAGTCCAGGTCACCGACGGCCGGGGGACGCTCACCGGCTTTGTGCCGCACCGCAGCCTCTTTCCCATCGCTGTAAGGCTGTGCGAGGGCGTCGACGTCACAAGCCGCCTCGCCGCCGACGCTACAGGGAACGGGAAGGTTGACAACCCACACCGGCCATAGGCCCCAATCAGAAGGAAGCAGTCATGACCACTGCGCGGGACATCATGCACACCGGCGCCACCTGCATCCGGGAGAACGAGACTCTGGAGGACGCAGCGCGCAGGATGAAAGAGCTGGACGTGGGGGCCCTGCCGATCTGCGGGGAGGACGACCGTCTCCACGGGATCATTACCGACCGTGACATCGTCGTGAAGTGTCTCGCCAAGGGGAAGGACCCCCGGACCATGACCGCAGGCCAGCTCGAACAGGGCAAGCCGGTCACGATCGACGCGGACACCGACAGCGGCCGTGTCCTCCAGGTCATGCAGGAGCACAGGATCCGGCGACTGCCGGTCATCGAGAACCACCGCCTAGTAGGCATGATCAGCGAGGCGGACCTCGCACGCCGCCTGCCGGAAGAACAGGTGGGCCACTTCGTCGAGGCCGTCTGCGCGGCCACCTGAATTTCGAGCGCCGTGCACAATCTCCTGACCGCCGTCATCACGGCGCCCCGCCCCCGTTCTGGAGGGCCACTGCGGCGACCGGGCCGGATAGTGCCACCCACAGGAAGTGACGCATTGACCTGTCGCCGACTGACGTGG from Streptomyces roseochromogenus subsp. oscitans DS 12.976 encodes the following:
- a CDS encoding CBS domain-containing protein produces the protein MSRTRRCSGLARESRDMLHRRVSDLMTTAVVRVRPATGFKDIAVQPAEHDITAVPVVDDQNHPIGIVSEADLLRTQQSQSDPSGHLADEHPPPTENAEAHALTAEGPMTSPVITARPQWSVVEAARAMAPPRRQTTPVVDGADRLVGIISRADLIHVFLRQDTTICEEITTEVVTRPLGLDPASITVQVTDGRGTLTGFVPHRSLFPIAVRLCEGVDVTSRLAADATGNGKVDNPHRP
- a CDS encoding CBS domain-containing protein — its product is MTTARDIMHTGATCIRENETLEDAARRMKELDVGALPICGEDDRLHGIITDRDIVVKCLAKGKDPRTMTAGQLEQGKPVTIDADTDSGRVLQVMQEHRIRRLPVIENHRLVGMISEADLARRLPEEQVGHFVEAVCAAT